From the genome of Ralstonia pickettii, one region includes:
- the hemDX gene encoding fused uroporphyrinogen-III synthase HemD/membrane protein HemX: MDDHLPPRLSPSSPASSSPPVQPAPPPVVVVTRPRAQAPMLVAALERHGLRTHQFPLLDIAPTPNLDDLRAALADPSRYALVVFVSPNAVQQAFAAMPEGFRWPQDVPVAVVGPASAQALATHGVAPPAHRVIKPDTHADDARQDSEALYARLDVPSLSGREVLIVRGNGGREWLADQLREAGASVRTVEAYRRSVPVPDAAAWLALRAVLSARHAWTLTSSEAVRNLDELARANLSPADLDTLHGAPCFASHARIVEQAESLGFRDVTLTGAGDDRLLASVLAWAGPVASPEHAPPTVPAEPNLSTSSSTVTQTPVPSSAPASTSAPESAPAAATPSPAPAPAASPAAFAPTMTVNHAPARGGWLIWVVLVAVVAAVAALQVRNERLAREIRQHAQTNEALAQEMRVLSRADQDSVSQLQQKFGALDARTAETRDRQAALEQANQDLLRNRDDWQRAEIQRSLEVTAEQLQLTGNVAGALAALQTVDARLATLDKPQFNAVRRAVSRDMAKLKSMPSFDLAGAALRLDDAINAVDTLPLLSSAQPLEGEQAAQAPHGAAKSPKNAKAQAASAPVASTPASAGWSAGVRAWWGRLWNDVRGELGQIVQVRRVDQTEALLLSSDQAWFLRENLKLRLMNARLALLSRNDAVFRADLGRADTLLARYFDTQSSRVTTVQNQLSQVRAMVGTLQVPTLADSLAAVRGSGKE, from the coding sequence ATGGACGACCACTTGCCACCGCGCTTGTCACCATCGTCGCCCGCATCCAGCTCGCCGCCTGTTCAACCGGCACCCCCGCCCGTGGTCGTTGTCACGCGGCCGCGTGCACAGGCGCCCATGCTGGTGGCGGCGCTTGAGCGCCACGGCCTGCGCACGCACCAGTTTCCGCTGCTCGACATTGCGCCGACGCCCAATCTCGACGACTTGCGTGCCGCGCTGGCTGATCCTTCGCGCTATGCGCTCGTCGTGTTCGTGAGTCCTAACGCCGTGCAGCAGGCATTTGCCGCCATGCCCGAGGGGTTCCGCTGGCCGCAGGATGTGCCGGTGGCGGTGGTGGGCCCCGCGAGCGCACAGGCGCTTGCCACGCACGGCGTCGCACCGCCCGCGCACCGCGTGATCAAGCCCGACACGCATGCCGACGATGCACGCCAGGATTCAGAGGCGTTGTACGCGCGGTTGGACGTGCCTTCGCTCAGTGGCCGTGAAGTGTTGATCGTGCGCGGCAACGGTGGCCGTGAATGGCTGGCTGACCAACTGCGCGAAGCCGGTGCATCGGTCCGCACGGTGGAAGCCTATCGGCGCAGCGTGCCGGTACCCGATGCCGCCGCGTGGCTCGCGTTGCGAGCCGTGCTGTCGGCCCGCCACGCCTGGACGCTCACCAGTTCAGAAGCGGTCCGCAATCTCGATGAACTGGCCCGCGCCAATTTGTCTCCTGCGGATCTGGATACGCTGCATGGCGCGCCCTGCTTTGCTTCGCATGCCCGTATCGTCGAGCAGGCCGAATCGCTGGGCTTTCGCGACGTGACGCTAACCGGCGCCGGTGACGACCGCCTGCTTGCCAGCGTGCTGGCCTGGGCCGGTCCTGTTGCGTCGCCCGAGCATGCCCCGCCAACGGTGCCGGCTGAACCAAACCTGTCTACTTCTTCTTCCACTGTGACGCAGACTCCCGTTCCCTCGTCCGCTCCGGCTTCGACATCTGCACCGGAATCCGCGCCGGCTGCGGCCACGCCCAGTCCGGCTCCTGCGCCAGCAGCATCGCCGGCGGCGTTTGCACCGACCATGACGGTCAACCATGCGCCAGCCCGTGGCGGCTGGTTGATTTGGGTGGTGCTGGTGGCCGTCGTGGCGGCGGTTGCCGCGCTGCAGGTGCGCAATGAGCGCCTCGCGCGCGAGATCCGCCAACACGCCCAAACCAACGAGGCTCTGGCGCAGGAGATGCGCGTGCTGTCGCGTGCGGATCAGGATTCGGTTTCCCAACTGCAGCAGAAGTTCGGCGCACTGGATGCCCGCACTGCGGAAACGCGCGATCGCCAGGCCGCCCTCGAGCAGGCCAACCAAGACCTTCTGCGCAACCGCGATGACTGGCAGCGCGCCGAGATCCAGCGTTCTTTGGAAGTCACCGCCGAACAGCTGCAACTGACGGGCAACGTTGCTGGAGCTTTAGCCGCACTGCAAACGGTCGACGCTCGCCTGGCCACGCTCGACAAACCGCAGTTCAATGCCGTGCGCAGGGCGGTATCGCGCGATATGGCCAAGCTCAAATCGATGCCGTCCTTTGATCTGGCCGGCGCTGCGCTGCGGTTGGATGACGCCATCAACGCGGTCGATACGCTGCCGCTCCTTTCGTCGGCGCAGCCGCTGGAGGGGGAGCAGGCGGCGCAGGCGCCGCATGGTGCTGCGAAATCACCCAAGAATGCCAAGGCGCAGGCTGCATCGGCTCCGGTCGCATCGACGCCGGCAAGCGCCGGGTGGTCGGCAGGCGTGCGTGCCTGGTGGGGCCGCTTGTGGAACGACGTGCGCGGCGAGCTCGGCCAGATTGTGCAGGTTCGCCGCGTTGATCAGACGGAGGCGCTGCTGTTGTCGTCCGATCAAGCGTGGTTCCTGCGCGAAAACCTCAAGCTGCGCCTGATGAATGCGCGCCTGGCGTTGCTCTCGCGCAATGACGCCGTGTTCCGTGCCGATCTCGGTCGCGCCGACACGCTGCTCGCACGCTACTTCGATACGCAATCTTCGCGCGTGACCACGGTGCAGAATCAGCTCTCGCAAGTGCGCGCGATGGTTGGCACGCTGCAAGTGCCGACGCTGGCCGACAGCCTTGCCGCCGTGCGCGGTTCGGGCAAGGAGTGA
- the hemC gene encoding hydroxymethylbilane synthase: protein MSSNARPTPVESQLATTPAAQAPTKLVIASRESRLALWQAEHVRAALQKYYPACDVSILGMTTRGDQILDRSLAKVGGKGLFVKELEVALAEGRADLAVHSLKDVPMQLPEGFALSTILEREDPRDAFVSNDYADLASLPAGAVVGTSSLRREASLRARFPHLVIQPLRGNLDTRLGKLDRGDYAAIILAAAGLKRLGLADRIRSIIAPEESLPAAGQGALGIEIRADREDVRACLAPLHDAPTALAVTAERAVSRILGGSCQVPLAAFAQWSDAGTLRLRAFVASQNGSRKLAADGEDKPSTLADADALGVRVAQQMLAGGARDILAMLGADAPPAT, encoded by the coding sequence ATGTCTTCCAACGCCCGCCCGACTCCCGTCGAATCCCAGCTTGCAACGACTCCTGCAGCCCAGGCGCCGACCAAGCTGGTCATCGCCTCGCGCGAAAGCCGGCTCGCCCTCTGGCAAGCCGAACACGTGCGTGCTGCATTGCAAAAATACTATCCCGCGTGCGACGTGTCCATCCTTGGAATGACCACGCGCGGCGACCAGATTCTCGACCGCTCCCTCGCCAAGGTGGGGGGAAAAGGTTTGTTCGTGAAGGAATTGGAAGTCGCGCTGGCCGAAGGGCGTGCCGATCTGGCCGTGCATTCGCTCAAGGATGTGCCGATGCAATTGCCGGAAGGCTTTGCGCTATCCACCATTCTCGAACGCGAAGACCCGCGCGATGCCTTTGTTTCCAACGATTACGCCGATCTGGCCTCGCTGCCGGCCGGCGCCGTCGTCGGTACGTCCAGCCTGCGCCGCGAGGCCTCGCTGCGGGCGCGGTTTCCGCATCTGGTCATCCAGCCGCTGCGCGGCAACCTCGATACGCGTCTCGGCAAGCTCGACCGTGGGGACTACGCCGCCATCATCCTGGCCGCCGCCGGGCTCAAGCGCCTTGGGCTGGCTGATCGCATCCGCTCGATCATCGCGCCAGAAGAATCGCTACCGGCAGCAGGGCAAGGCGCGCTCGGCATAGAAATTCGCGCGGATCGTGAAGACGTGCGCGCGTGCCTCGCGCCGCTGCACGATGCGCCGACAGCGCTGGCTGTAACCGCCGAGCGCGCCGTTTCCCGCATTCTGGGCGGTTCATGCCAGGTGCCGCTGGCCGCGTTCGCGCAGTGGTCGGACGCCGGCACGCTGCGCCTGCGAGCCTTTGTCGCTTCGCAGAATGGCAGCCGCAAACTTGCTGCCGATGGCGAGGACAAGCCGTCCACGCTGGCCGATGCCGACGCACTGGGTGTGCGCGTCGCGCAGCAGATGCTGGCAGGCGGCGCACGCGACATCCTCGCCATGCTGGGCGCCGACGCGCCACCCGCTACCTAA
- the ppc gene encoding phosphoenolpyruvate carboxylase: MTQPAARRASSRATTARKASAAPPKTSETPKAIKSAKPAAKPGAKANGADGANGASLGPTSRRSSGSAAAKDQPLKEDIRFLGRLLGDVLRDQEGGTVFETVETIRQTAVRFRRDGDRQAEQDLDRLLKKLSRDQTTSVVRAFSYFSHLANIAEDQHHNRRRRVHALAGSPPQPGSLMRALLSAADEGLSGDVLRRFFESALIVPVLTAHPTEVQRKSTLDAQREIARLLAERDAPLTTRERERNTALLRAHVTKLWQTRMLRTTRLMVADEIENALSYYQTTFLREIPALYRELEEDIATVFPRRGARGEPAPLPPFFQMGSWIGGDRDGNPFVTATTLRDAAQKQASVILAWYLEEIHALGAELSMSTSLVDVSAELQALAERSPDHSEHRADEPYRRALIGVYARLAATCRELTGEDAGRHAVGPAPAYSNAEELRADIQIVIDSLAAHHGEVLADARLASLARAIDVFGFHLSSIDLRQVSDVHEATVAELLKVAGVEGAYAALSEADKRTLLLRELQQPRVLTLPFHAYSQQTTSEIDIFRAAREVRARYGNRIVRNYIISHTETLSDLLEVMLLQKEAGMFRTGANGSGSAALDVMVIPLFETIEDLRNAPEIMGDLLALPGFDAVLAAQGNEQEVMLGYSDSNKDGGFLTSNWELYKAELALVELFQRKGVRLRLFHGRGGTVGRGGGPTYQAILSQPPGTVNGQIRLTEQGEIISSKFANPEIGRRNLETIVAATLEATLLPTRNRPKGLEEFEAAMQALSDNAFAAYRNLVYETPGFKDYFFATTPITEIADLNLGSRPASRKLMDKKHRRIEDLRAIPWGFSWGQCRLLLPGWFGFGSAVQRWLDDAGNAKARAARLTTLKRMHKQWPFFANLLSNMDMVLSKADLNVASRYAQLCDDRKLRNAVFSRISAEFTLTEQMLAAITGQSERLADNPLLARSIKNRFPYLDPLNHLQVELLKRFRSGKAGSDDARVRRGIHLSINGIAAGLRNSG, from the coding sequence ATGACGCAGCCCGCCGCGCGCCGCGCTTCCTCGCGCGCGACCACCGCCCGCAAGGCTTCCGCCGCCCCCCCCAAGACCAGCGAGACCCCCAAGGCCATCAAATCTGCCAAGCCCGCCGCGAAACCCGGGGCCAAGGCCAATGGCGCGGACGGAGCCAATGGCGCATCACTCGGCCCCACTTCCCGGCGCTCGTCGGGCAGCGCCGCGGCCAAGGATCAGCCGCTGAAGGAAGACATCCGCTTCCTCGGGCGCCTGCTGGGCGACGTGCTGCGTGACCAAGAAGGCGGCACCGTCTTCGAAACGGTCGAGACCATCCGCCAGACCGCTGTGCGCTTCCGCCGCGACGGCGACCGCCAGGCCGAGCAGGATCTCGACCGGCTGCTGAAAAAGCTCTCGCGTGACCAAACCACATCGGTGGTGCGCGCCTTCAGCTACTTCTCGCATCTGGCGAACATCGCTGAAGATCAGCATCACAATCGCCGCCGCCGCGTGCATGCGCTGGCCGGATCGCCGCCGCAGCCGGGCAGCCTGATGCGCGCGCTCCTCTCTGCCGCAGATGAGGGCCTGTCGGGCGATGTGCTGCGTCGATTCTTCGAATCCGCGCTGATCGTGCCGGTGCTGACCGCGCACCCGACCGAGGTGCAGCGCAAGAGCACGCTCGATGCGCAACGCGAAATCGCGCGCTTGCTGGCCGAACGCGACGCACCGCTGACCACCCGCGAACGCGAGCGCAACACCGCGTTGCTGCGCGCCCACGTCACCAAGCTGTGGCAAACGCGCATGCTGCGCACCACGCGCCTGATGGTGGCCGACGAGATCGAGAACGCGCTGTCGTACTACCAGACCACCTTCCTGCGCGAAATCCCGGCGCTGTACCGTGAGCTGGAAGAAGACATCGCGACGGTATTCCCGCGTCGTGGCGCACGTGGCGAGCCGGCCCCGCTGCCGCCCTTCTTCCAGATGGGCTCGTGGATCGGCGGCGACCGCGACGGCAATCCTTTTGTCACGGCGACGACGTTGCGCGACGCCGCACAAAAGCAGGCGAGCGTGATCCTGGCGTGGTACCTGGAAGAGATCCACGCGCTCGGTGCGGAGCTGTCGATGTCGACTTCGCTGGTGGATGTGAGCGCGGAACTGCAGGCGCTGGCCGAGCGCTCGCCAGACCACTCCGAACATCGCGCGGACGAACCATACCGCCGTGCGCTGATCGGCGTCTATGCTCGACTGGCCGCCACCTGCCGTGAGCTGACCGGTGAAGACGCCGGCCGCCACGCCGTCGGGCCCGCTCCGGCTTACAGCAACGCAGAAGAACTGCGCGCCGACATCCAGATCGTGATCGATTCATTGGCGGCGCACCACGGCGAAGTGCTGGCCGATGCGCGACTGGCATCGCTGGCGCGCGCGATCGATGTGTTCGGCTTCCACCTGTCGTCGATCGACCTGCGGCAAGTGTCGGACGTGCACGAAGCGACCGTCGCCGAGCTGCTGAAAGTGGCCGGTGTAGAAGGCGCCTATGCGGCGCTGTCCGAGGCCGACAAGCGCACGCTGCTGTTGCGCGAGCTGCAACAGCCGCGCGTGCTGACGCTGCCGTTCCATGCCTACAGCCAGCAGACCACGTCGGAGATCGACATCTTCCGCGCTGCCCGTGAGGTGCGCGCCCGCTACGGCAATCGCATCGTGCGCAACTACATCATTTCGCACACCGAGACGCTGTCCGACTTGCTCGAAGTGATGTTGCTGCAGAAGGAAGCCGGCATGTTCCGCACGGGCGCCAATGGCAGCGGCAGTGCCGCGCTGGACGTCATGGTGATCCCACTGTTCGAAACCATCGAAGACTTGCGCAACGCCCCGGAAATCATGGGCGACCTGCTCGCTCTGCCCGGCTTCGATGCCGTACTGGCCGCGCAAGGCAACGAGCAGGAAGTCATGCTCGGCTATTCGGATTCCAACAAGGACGGCGGCTTCCTCACTTCTAACTGGGAGCTCTACAAGGCCGAACTGGCGCTGGTGGAGCTGTTCCAGCGCAAGGGCGTGCGTCTGCGCCTGTTCCACGGCCGCGGCGGCACGGTCGGGCGTGGCGGCGGTCCGACCTACCAGGCCATCCTGTCGCAGCCGCCGGGCACGGTGAACGGGCAGATCCGCCTGACCGAGCAGGGCGAAATCATCTCCAGCAAGTTCGCCAATCCAGAGATTGGCCGGCGCAACCTGGAGACCATCGTCGCGGCCACGCTGGAAGCCACGCTGCTGCCGACGCGCAACCGCCCGAAGGGTCTTGAAGAGTTCGAAGCAGCCATGCAGGCGCTGTCGGACAACGCCTTTGCCGCGTACCGCAACCTCGTCTACGAAACGCCCGGCTTCAAGGACTATTTCTTCGCCACCACGCCGATCACCGAAATTGCCGACCTGAACCTGGGTTCGCGCCCGGCCTCGCGCAAGCTGATGGATAAGAAACACCGCCGCATCGAAGACCTGCGTGCCATTCCGTGGGGCTTCTCATGGGGCCAGTGCCGTCTGCTGCTGCCGGGCTGGTTCGGCTTTGGCAGCGCGGTGCAGCGCTGGCTCGACGATGCGGGCAACGCCAAAGCCCGTGCTGCGCGCCTGACCACGCTCAAGCGCATGCACAAGCAGTGGCCGTTCTTTGCGAACCTGCTGTCGAACATGGACATGGTGCTGTCCAAGGCCGACCTGAACGTGGCGTCGCGCTACGCCCAGTTGTGCGACGACCGCAAGCTGCGCAACGCGGTGTTCTCGCGCATCTCTGCGGAGTTCACGTTGACCGAGCAGATGCTGGCCGCCATCACGGGACAGTCGGAGCGCCTGGCCGACAACCCGCTGCTGGCGCGCTCCATCAAGAACCGCTTCCCGTACCTCGACCCGCTGAACCATTTGCAGGTCGAACTGCTCAAGCGCTTCCGCTCGGGCAAGGCCGGCAGCGACGATGCACGCGTGCGGCGCGGCATTCATCTGTCGATCAACGGGATTGCCGCGGGCCTTCGCAACAGCGGCTGA
- a CDS encoding MFS transporter, protein MSSCHANTIDTAAPARLQPDLSRWRRNATLGILTSGVFMAVLDTTVVNVALIAMRDSLHSSVAELAWIVDAYTLAFAAFILTGGLLSDRIGARTVFMAGMAVFIVASAGCGVAPSVATLIAARILQGVGAAMFLPSSLSLIRSTFQDPRERAWAIGLWGAIVATAAAVGPAVGGVLVDTYGWRSAFLINVPLGVVGMLGTWMIVRNDPPARAKPFDWAGQVTSAVMLAALCFAAIEWPVRGAQSPWVWGAAMLTVAAGALFVMAERRARAPLVPLAWLGHRTLGAVNGVGFLLNFGYYGALFVLSLHLQNVEHLSARQTGLVMLPMAISLSAGNIFAGKLMAHFSTPTMMLSGLVIGASGLLATSAALTGQVHLWVVSAAMVAYGGGTALAIAPMTSTILSAAPGELAGTASGLLNAARQTGSLLGVAAAGAVVTVVPALAHASPMVFGLMTLSYAGAMAMAWISRRPAATALAA, encoded by the coding sequence ATGTCTTCGTGTCACGCCAACACCATTGATACCGCTGCCCCGGCTCGCTTGCAGCCCGATCTCAGCCGTTGGCGCCGCAACGCTACGCTGGGCATTCTCACGTCGGGCGTGTTCATGGCGGTGCTCGACACCACCGTGGTCAACGTGGCGCTCATCGCCATGCGCGACAGCCTGCACAGCAGCGTCGCAGAACTTGCCTGGATTGTTGACGCTTACACGCTGGCGTTTGCCGCTTTCATCCTCACGGGCGGTTTGCTGAGCGATCGCATTGGCGCGCGCACCGTGTTCATGGCGGGAATGGCGGTCTTCATTGTTGCGTCGGCCGGTTGTGGAGTGGCGCCTTCCGTGGCCACGCTGATTGCCGCGCGCATCCTGCAGGGCGTGGGCGCGGCGATGTTCCTGCCGAGTTCGCTGTCGCTGATCCGCAGCACATTTCAAGATCCGCGCGAGCGCGCATGGGCCATCGGCCTGTGGGGCGCCATTGTCGCGACTGCCGCAGCCGTGGGCCCGGCGGTGGGCGGCGTGCTGGTCGACACATACGGCTGGCGCAGCGCTTTCCTGATCAACGTGCCGCTGGGCGTGGTCGGCATGCTGGGCACGTGGATGATCGTGCGCAACGACCCGCCGGCACGGGCGAAGCCGTTCGACTGGGCGGGGCAGGTGACGAGCGCGGTGATGCTCGCAGCGCTATGTTTCGCTGCGATTGAGTGGCCGGTGCGCGGCGCGCAATCGCCGTGGGTGTGGGGTGCCGCGATGCTGACGGTGGCGGCCGGTGCGCTGTTCGTCATGGCCGAACGCCGTGCGCGGGCGCCGCTCGTGCCGCTGGCATGGCTGGGGCATCGCACGCTGGGCGCGGTCAACGGCGTGGGGTTCCTACTGAATTTCGGCTATTACGGTGCCCTGTTCGTGCTGAGCCTGCATTTGCAGAACGTCGAACATCTCAGCGCACGCCAGACGGGCCTCGTCATGTTGCCGATGGCGATCAGCCTGTCGGCGGGCAATATCTTCGCGGGCAAGTTGATGGCGCATTTTTCTACGCCGACGATGATGCTCAGCGGCCTCGTGATCGGCGCATCGGGTTTGCTGGCCACGTCGGCCGCGCTGACAGGGCAGGTGCACCTCTGGGTGGTGAGTGCAGCGATGGTGGCGTACGGCGGCGGTACCGCGCTGGCGATTGCGCCGATGACCTCGACGATCCTGTCTGCGGCGCCGGGCGAGCTGGCCGGCACGGCGTCGGGCTTGCTCAACGCCGCGCGGCAGACGGGCAGTTTGCTGGGCGTGGCAGCGGCGGGCGCCGTCGTGACGGTGGTGCCCGCGCTGGCGCACGCCTCGCCGATGGTGTTTGGCCTGATGACGCTGTCGTACGCCGGCGCGATGGCGATGGCGTGGATCAGCCGACGCCCGGCCGCCACCGCGCTGGCTGCCTGA
- a CDS encoding LysR family transcriptional regulator, with protein MNWDNGRFFLAVARTGTLRGAAQRLGVDQATVGRRIAALEDELSAKLFLRTSSALVLTPAGEALIGPAEAMEQAAHTIERRVAGIDDQLAGTIRVATTDTMAATFVLPAIAQLRQRHPGIDVVCMASKSIANLTKREADVAVRTLRPDSPDLIARRIGQMETGIYASRSYVAARGEPEEGTAFAGHDLVLYPRNEVPWMWEDLCGEPITRGRVVLQSNSALALCEAVAAGIGMTELVCRRAQAYPQLVRVLPNRRSMQDVWLVTHADLHKTARVRALLDCIVEAFDAAKKTATP; from the coding sequence GTGAACTGGGACAACGGACGCTTTTTCCTGGCCGTGGCGCGCACCGGCACGCTGCGCGGTGCGGCGCAGCGTCTGGGCGTCGATCAGGCCACGGTGGGCCGCCGCATCGCGGCGCTGGAAGACGAGCTGTCAGCCAAGCTCTTCTTGCGGACGTCGAGCGCGCTGGTGCTCACCCCGGCAGGAGAAGCGCTGATCGGCCCGGCAGAAGCGATGGAGCAGGCAGCGCACACCATTGAGCGCCGCGTTGCCGGCATCGACGACCAACTTGCCGGCACGATCCGCGTGGCCACGACCGACACCATGGCCGCCACGTTTGTGCTGCCGGCCATCGCGCAGCTGCGGCAGCGGCATCCGGGCATCGACGTCGTTTGCATGGCGTCCAAGAGCATTGCCAACCTCACCAAGCGCGAGGCCGACGTGGCCGTGCGCACGCTGCGGCCCGATTCGCCGGACCTCATTGCGCGGCGCATCGGCCAAATGGAAACCGGTATCTATGCGAGCCGCAGCTACGTGGCCGCACGTGGCGAGCCGGAGGAAGGGACGGCCTTTGCGGGGCACGATCTCGTGCTCTATCCGCGCAACGAGGTGCCGTGGATGTGGGAAGACCTCTGCGGGGAGCCCATCACGCGCGGACGCGTCGTCTTGCAAAGCAATTCGGCGCTGGCGCTGTGCGAAGCGGTGGCCGCCGGCATTGGGATGACGGAACTGGTGTGCAGGCGTGCGCAGGCTTATCCGCAACTTGTGCGTGTGTTGCCCAACCGCCGTAGCATGCAGGACGTCTGGCTCGTGACGCACGCCGATCTGCACAAGACCGCACGCGTACGTGCCTTGCTCGATTGCATCGTCGAAGCGTTCGACGCGGCAAAAAAAACCGCCACACCGTAA
- a CDS encoding ferritin-like domain-containing protein, whose translation MDTTQETDQLATDSTRIDARRRVLLRAPGLMALGSMAAVSLGQSMPAWAQTQSGSVKDDVNILNVALGLEYQAIAAYQVGAESGLLQKPVLATAVKFQGQHKAHAAVLSGAISKLGGTPVMEKTVAEYNFPVSQLKSQADVLRFAAGLEKGAASAYLGVIPSFYTRDLAKAAASILGDETMHWAVLLSALGEDPVPVAFIS comes from the coding sequence ATGGATACGACCCAAGAGACGGATCAATTGGCGACCGACAGCACGCGCATCGACGCGCGCCGCCGCGTGCTGCTGCGCGCCCCGGGGCTGATGGCGCTGGGTTCGATGGCGGCGGTGTCGCTGGGGCAATCGATGCCGGCCTGGGCGCAGACGCAATCGGGCAGCGTGAAAGACGACGTCAACATCCTGAACGTGGCGCTGGGGCTTGAGTATCAGGCCATCGCCGCCTATCAGGTGGGCGCGGAAAGCGGCCTGTTGCAAAAGCCCGTGCTCGCAACGGCGGTGAAGTTCCAGGGCCAACACAAGGCGCATGCGGCAGTGCTGTCGGGCGCAATCTCCAAGCTGGGCGGCACGCCGGTCATGGAGAAGACGGTGGCGGAATACAACTTTCCGGTCAGCCAGTTGAAGTCGCAGGCCGACGTGCTGCGTTTTGCCGCGGGCCTGGAGAAGGGCGCTGCTTCAGCCTACCTAGGGGTGATACCGAGTTTCTACACGCGCGACCTCGCCAAGGCCGCCGCCAGCATCCTGGGCGACGAGACGATGCATTGGGCGGTGCTGCTCTCGGCGCTGGGTGAAGACCCGGTGCCGGTGGCGTTCATCAGCTAA
- a CDS encoding RNA polymerase sigma factor, which produces MLTYQRSAEDPAEQPANPPATSASARPPSADAEELAALLQRTSLGDRDALRALYTRCAPKLFGLALRILVRKDWAEDVLQESFVNIWRHAGDYRPHLAAPMTWMTTIVRNRALDCLRRQHAERVQESVPLDDTYADVLADHAPGPADIALAGQQARALAECLKRLDPKQRQVVSLAYLRDLSHSELAQALSLPLGTVKSWMRRGLDRLRECLGAP; this is translated from the coding sequence GTGCTCACCTATCAGCGCTCCGCCGAAGACCCCGCCGAGCAACCTGCCAACCCGCCAGCAACGTCCGCGTCGGCGCGCCCCCCGAGCGCTGACGCGGAAGAGCTGGCGGCATTGCTGCAACGCACCAGCCTGGGCGACCGCGACGCCCTGCGCGCGCTATACACGCGCTGCGCACCGAAACTGTTTGGGCTCGCGCTGCGTATCTTGGTCAGGAAGGACTGGGCCGAGGACGTCTTGCAAGAAAGTTTCGTCAACATCTGGCGCCATGCCGGCGATTACCGTCCGCATCTGGCCGCCCCCATGACGTGGATGACCACCATCGTGCGCAACCGTGCACTCGATTGCCTGCGCCGGCAGCATGCCGAGCGCGTACAGGAATCCGTGCCGCTGGACGACACCTACGCCGATGTCCTGGCCGACCACGCTCCTGGCCCTGCGGACATCGCGCTCGCCGGTCAGCAAGCCCGCGCGCTGGCCGAATGCCTCAAGCGCCTGGACCCGAAACAGCGCCAGGTCGTGTCGCTCGCCTATCTGCGTGACCTGTCGCACAGCGAGCTGGCGCAGGCGCTCTCTCTGCCGCTGGGCACGGTCAAATCTTGGATGCGACGCGGCCTCGACCGCCTGCGCGAATGCCTTGGAGCACCGTAA
- a CDS encoding anti-sigma factor: MDPRRHPQLVDKLAAEYAVGTLRAGARRRFEQIIRHDAATRATVERWQRYLADLPSLQPATVPRPDILRRIEVQLGWRESAPERGALWQRLWQGAGFWRSATAVAAVVAAVAIGLNLRLAQQLREAPVANAVAVLQDAQAQAAVLVTWDARTGTLSLKRLDATPLNTEQALQLWALPPGGHPQSLGVIGHQRAVRLTVAQPLRQVPALAISVEPRGGSPNPEGPTGPVVFKGALIDSTL, encoded by the coding sequence ATGGACCCGCGCCGCCACCCCCAACTTGTCGACAAGCTGGCCGCTGAATACGCGGTCGGAACGCTGCGCGCCGGGGCACGCCGCCGTTTCGAGCAGATCATTCGCCACGATGCCGCCACACGCGCGACGGTGGAACGCTGGCAGCGCTATCTGGCCGACCTGCCCTCGCTTCAACCGGCGACGGTGCCGCGGCCGGACATTCTCCGCCGCATCGAAGTGCAACTCGGCTGGCGCGAGTCCGCGCCGGAGCGGGGGGCGCTCTGGCAACGGCTTTGGCAAGGCGCGGGCTTCTGGCGCAGCGCCACGGCGGTCGCGGCGGTGGTCGCGGCGGTGGCGATCGGGCTGAACCTGCGTTTGGCGCAGCAATTGCGCGAGGCGCCTGTCGCCAACGCCGTGGCCGTGCTGCAGGACGCGCAGGCCCAGGCGGCCGTCCTCGTCACCTGGGATGCGCGCACGGGCACCTTGTCGCTCAAGCGGCTGGATGCCACGCCGCTCAATACCGAACAGGCCTTGCAGCTCTGGGCGCTGCCGCCCGGTGGGCATCCACAGTCACTTGGCGTGATCGGGCACCAGCGCGCCGTGCGGCTGACGGTAGCGCAGCCGTTGCGGCAGGTGCCGGCGCTTGCCATCAGCGTAGAGCCGCGTGGCGGCTCGCCCAATCCGGAGGGGCCGACCGGGCCGGTGGTCTTCAAGGGCGCGCTGATCGACAGCACGCTGTAG